The following coding sequences lie in one Saccopteryx bilineata isolate mSacBil1 chromosome 5, mSacBil1_pri_phased_curated, whole genome shotgun sequence genomic window:
- the RNF25 gene encoding E3 ubiquitin-protein ligase RNF25 isoform X1 gives MATSSSAAAGEEDWVLPSEIEVLESIYLDELQVVKGNGRSSPWEVNITLYPATAEDQDSQYVCFTLVLQIPAQYPNEVPHISIRNPRGLSDEQIHKISQALSQVAKAGLGTAMLYELIEVYYFHPQELLKKGKEILTDNNIPHGQCVICLYGFQENEAFTKTPCYHYFHCHCLARYIQHMEHELQAQGEGQEQERQHAATKQEAVGVQCPVCREPLVYDLASLKAAPEPLQPMELYRPSAEILRQQEELKRLYQRQQEKGGIIDLEAERNRYFISLQQPPVSSEPESAIDASRGSQPPSALATELPTSSPAQPTQAVPLPVATQCTCEKIPGTGPNQQRLGETQKAILDPRRACRGSWRQPERRHLKGGECHAPKGTSDAQGQPSPEGPPKEPMDLKPEEPHSQGVEGPSQENGPGNWPGPPPRRSRDCARWERSKSRTPGSSYPRLPRGRGAYPPGPRREPLSLESEDGS, from the exons ATGGCGACGTCTTCGTCGGCTGCTGCTGGGGAGGAGGACTG GGTCCTTCCCTCTGAAATCGAGGTATTAGAATCTATCTATCTGGATGAACTACAGGTGGTTAAAGGAAATGGCAG ATCTTCCCCATGGGAGGTCAACATCACCCTGTACCCTGCAACTGCAGAAGACCAGGATTCACAGTATGTCTGCTTCACTCTGGTGCTTCAGATCCCAGCACAG TATCCCAATGAGGTGCCACATATCTCTATTCGTAACCCCCGAGGACTCTCAGATGAACAGATCCACAA GATCTCACAAGCGCTGAGTCAAGTGGCCAAAGCTGGACTGGGTACTGCCATGCTCTATGAACTCATTGAG gtGTATTATTTTCATCCTCAAGAGCTATTAAAG aAGGGGAAGGAAATTCTCACAGACAACAACATCCCACATGGCCAGTGTGTCATCTGCCTCTACGGTTTCCAG GAGAACGAGGCTTTTACCAAAACACCGTGTTATCACTACTTCCACTGCCACTGCCTTGCCCGGTACATCCAGCACATGGAGCACGAGCTGCAGGCccaaggggaggggcaggaacagGAACGGCAGCACGCCGCAACCAAACAG GAAGCTGTTGGTGTACAGTGTCCAGTGTGCAGAGAGCCCCTTGTGTACGATCTTGCCTCACTGAAAGCAGCCCCCGAACCCCTACAGCCCATG gagctGTACCGGCCCAGTGCAGAGATCTTGCGCCAGCAGGAAGAGCTCAAGCGGCTCTACCAGAGGCAGCAGGAGAAGGGGGGCATCATTGACCTCGAGGCTGAGCGCAACCGGTACTTTATCAGCCTCCAGCAG CCCCCCGTTTCTTCGGAACCCGAGTCAGCTATAGATGCCTCCAGAGGGTCCCAACCACCCAGTGCCCTGGCCACAGAACTGCCCACTTCATCACCTGCCCAACCTACCCAGGCAGTTCCTCTGCCTGTGGCCACCCAGTGCACATGCGAGAAGATTCCAGGGACTGGGCCAAATCAGCAAAGGTTGGGTGAGACCCAGAAAGCTATCCTAGATCCACGCCGGGCCTGTCGAGGCTCCTGGAGACAGCCTGAACGGAGGCACCTAAAGGGAGGGGAGTGCCATGCCCCCAAAGGTACCAGTGATGCCCAGGGACAGCCATCTCCTGAGGGGCCCCCCAAGGAGCCGATGGACCTAAAACCAGAAGAACCCCATAGCCAAGGGGTTGAAGGCCCTTCCCAAGAGAATGGGCCTGGCAACTGGCCGGGTCCCCCGCCCCGCAGGAGTCGGGACTGTGCTCGCTGGGAGCGCTCCAAGAGTCGGACACCAGGTTCTTCCTACCCCCGCCTGCCTCGGGGGCGGGGAGCCTACCCACCTGGTCCTCGAAGGGAGCCCTTGAGCCTGGAATCTGAGGATGGTTCCTAG
- the RNF25 gene encoding E3 ubiquitin-protein ligase RNF25 isoform X3: protein MATSSSAAAGEEDWVLPSEIEVLESIYLDELQVVKGNGRSSPWEVNITLYPATAEDQDSQYVCFTLVLQIPAQYPNEVPHISIRNPRGLSDEQIHKISQALSQVAKAGLGTAMLYELIEKGKEILTDNNIPHGQCVICLYGFQENEAFTKTPCYHYFHCHCLARYIQHMEHELQAQGEGQEQERQHAATKQEAVGVQCPVCREPLVYDLASLKAAPEPLQPMELYRPSAEILRQQEELKRLYQRQQEKGGIIDLEAERNRYFISLQQPPVSSEPESAIDASRGSQPPSALATELPTSSPAQPTQAVPLPVATQCTCEKIPGTGPNQQRLGETQKAILDPRRACRGSWRQPERRHLKGGECHAPKGTSDAQGQPSPEGPPKEPMDLKPEEPHSQGVEGPSQENGPGNWPGPPPRRSRDCARWERSKSRTPGSSYPRLPRGRGAYPPGPRREPLSLESEDGS, encoded by the exons ATGGCGACGTCTTCGTCGGCTGCTGCTGGGGAGGAGGACTG GGTCCTTCCCTCTGAAATCGAGGTATTAGAATCTATCTATCTGGATGAACTACAGGTGGTTAAAGGAAATGGCAG ATCTTCCCCATGGGAGGTCAACATCACCCTGTACCCTGCAACTGCAGAAGACCAGGATTCACAGTATGTCTGCTTCACTCTGGTGCTTCAGATCCCAGCACAG TATCCCAATGAGGTGCCACATATCTCTATTCGTAACCCCCGAGGACTCTCAGATGAACAGATCCACAA GATCTCACAAGCGCTGAGTCAAGTGGCCAAAGCTGGACTGGGTACTGCCATGCTCTATGAACTCATTGAG aAGGGGAAGGAAATTCTCACAGACAACAACATCCCACATGGCCAGTGTGTCATCTGCCTCTACGGTTTCCAG GAGAACGAGGCTTTTACCAAAACACCGTGTTATCACTACTTCCACTGCCACTGCCTTGCCCGGTACATCCAGCACATGGAGCACGAGCTGCAGGCccaaggggaggggcaggaacagGAACGGCAGCACGCCGCAACCAAACAG GAAGCTGTTGGTGTACAGTGTCCAGTGTGCAGAGAGCCCCTTGTGTACGATCTTGCCTCACTGAAAGCAGCCCCCGAACCCCTACAGCCCATG gagctGTACCGGCCCAGTGCAGAGATCTTGCGCCAGCAGGAAGAGCTCAAGCGGCTCTACCAGAGGCAGCAGGAGAAGGGGGGCATCATTGACCTCGAGGCTGAGCGCAACCGGTACTTTATCAGCCTCCAGCAG CCCCCCGTTTCTTCGGAACCCGAGTCAGCTATAGATGCCTCCAGAGGGTCCCAACCACCCAGTGCCCTGGCCACAGAACTGCCCACTTCATCACCTGCCCAACCTACCCAGGCAGTTCCTCTGCCTGTGGCCACCCAGTGCACATGCGAGAAGATTCCAGGGACTGGGCCAAATCAGCAAAGGTTGGGTGAGACCCAGAAAGCTATCCTAGATCCACGCCGGGCCTGTCGAGGCTCCTGGAGACAGCCTGAACGGAGGCACCTAAAGGGAGGGGAGTGCCATGCCCCCAAAGGTACCAGTGATGCCCAGGGACAGCCATCTCCTGAGGGGCCCCCCAAGGAGCCGATGGACCTAAAACCAGAAGAACCCCATAGCCAAGGGGTTGAAGGCCCTTCCCAAGAGAATGGGCCTGGCAACTGGCCGGGTCCCCCGCCCCGCAGGAGTCGGGACTGTGCTCGCTGGGAGCGCTCCAAGAGTCGGACACCAGGTTCTTCCTACCCCCGCCTGCCTCGGGGGCGGGGAGCCTACCCACCTGGTCCTCGAAGGGAGCCCTTGAGCCTGGAATCTGAGGATGGTTCCTAG
- the RNF25 gene encoding E3 ubiquitin-protein ligase RNF25 isoform X2: protein MKTDRVLPSEIEVLESIYLDELQVVKGNGRSSPWEVNITLYPATAEDQDSQYVCFTLVLQIPAQYPNEVPHISIRNPRGLSDEQIHKISQALSQVAKAGLGTAMLYELIEVYYFHPQELLKKGKEILTDNNIPHGQCVICLYGFQENEAFTKTPCYHYFHCHCLARYIQHMEHELQAQGEGQEQERQHAATKQEAVGVQCPVCREPLVYDLASLKAAPEPLQPMELYRPSAEILRQQEELKRLYQRQQEKGGIIDLEAERNRYFISLQQPPVSSEPESAIDASRGSQPPSALATELPTSSPAQPTQAVPLPVATQCTCEKIPGTGPNQQRLGETQKAILDPRRACRGSWRQPERRHLKGGECHAPKGTSDAQGQPSPEGPPKEPMDLKPEEPHSQGVEGPSQENGPGNWPGPPPRRSRDCARWERSKSRTPGSSYPRLPRGRGAYPPGPRREPLSLESEDGS, encoded by the exons ATGAAGACTGACAG GGTCCTTCCCTCTGAAATCGAGGTATTAGAATCTATCTATCTGGATGAACTACAGGTGGTTAAAGGAAATGGCAG ATCTTCCCCATGGGAGGTCAACATCACCCTGTACCCTGCAACTGCAGAAGACCAGGATTCACAGTATGTCTGCTTCACTCTGGTGCTTCAGATCCCAGCACAG TATCCCAATGAGGTGCCACATATCTCTATTCGTAACCCCCGAGGACTCTCAGATGAACAGATCCACAA GATCTCACAAGCGCTGAGTCAAGTGGCCAAAGCTGGACTGGGTACTGCCATGCTCTATGAACTCATTGAG gtGTATTATTTTCATCCTCAAGAGCTATTAAAG aAGGGGAAGGAAATTCTCACAGACAACAACATCCCACATGGCCAGTGTGTCATCTGCCTCTACGGTTTCCAG GAGAACGAGGCTTTTACCAAAACACCGTGTTATCACTACTTCCACTGCCACTGCCTTGCCCGGTACATCCAGCACATGGAGCACGAGCTGCAGGCccaaggggaggggcaggaacagGAACGGCAGCACGCCGCAACCAAACAG GAAGCTGTTGGTGTACAGTGTCCAGTGTGCAGAGAGCCCCTTGTGTACGATCTTGCCTCACTGAAAGCAGCCCCCGAACCCCTACAGCCCATG gagctGTACCGGCCCAGTGCAGAGATCTTGCGCCAGCAGGAAGAGCTCAAGCGGCTCTACCAGAGGCAGCAGGAGAAGGGGGGCATCATTGACCTCGAGGCTGAGCGCAACCGGTACTTTATCAGCCTCCAGCAG CCCCCCGTTTCTTCGGAACCCGAGTCAGCTATAGATGCCTCCAGAGGGTCCCAACCACCCAGTGCCCTGGCCACAGAACTGCCCACTTCATCACCTGCCCAACCTACCCAGGCAGTTCCTCTGCCTGTGGCCACCCAGTGCACATGCGAGAAGATTCCAGGGACTGGGCCAAATCAGCAAAGGTTGGGTGAGACCCAGAAAGCTATCCTAGATCCACGCCGGGCCTGTCGAGGCTCCTGGAGACAGCCTGAACGGAGGCACCTAAAGGGAGGGGAGTGCCATGCCCCCAAAGGTACCAGTGATGCCCAGGGACAGCCATCTCCTGAGGGGCCCCCCAAGGAGCCGATGGACCTAAAACCAGAAGAACCCCATAGCCAAGGGGTTGAAGGCCCTTCCCAAGAGAATGGGCCTGGCAACTGGCCGGGTCCCCCGCCCCGCAGGAGTCGGGACTGTGCTCGCTGGGAGCGCTCCAAGAGTCGGACACCAGGTTCTTCCTACCCCCGCCTGCCTCGGGGGCGGGGAGCCTACCCACCTGGTCCTCGAAGGGAGCCCTTGAGCCTGGAATCTGAGGATGGTTCCTAG
- the BCS1L gene encoding mitochondrial chaperone BCS1 isoform X2: protein MQMIDLQTGTPWESVTFTALGTDRKVFFNILEEARELALQQEEGKTVMYTAMGSEWRSFGYPRRRRPLNSVVLEQGLAERIVRDIREFIDNPKWYIDRGIPYRRGYLLYGPPGCGKSSFITALAGELEHSICLLSLTDSSLSDDRLNHLLSVAPQQSLVLLEDIDAAFLSRDLDVQNPVKYQGLGRLTFSGLLNALDGVASTEARIVFMTTNHVDRLDPALIRPGRVDLKEYVGYCSHWQLTQMFQRFYPGQAPSLAESFAECVLQATTEISPAQVQGYFMLYKNDPTGAIQNAKSLR from the exons AAGGTTTTCTTCAACATCCTGGAGGAAG CTCGAGAGCTAGCCTTGcagcaggaagaagggaagaCAGTGATGTACACAGCCATGGGCTCTGAATGGCGCTCCTTTGGATATCCACGCCGCCGCCGGCCGCTGAATTCTGTGGTTCTGGAACAGGGTCTGGCTGAACGAATTGTCAGAGACATCCGGGAATTCATTGATAACCCCAAATGGTACATTGACAGAG GTATTCCCTACAGACGTGGCTACCTCCTTTACGGGCCTCCTGGTTGTGGAAAGAGTAGTTTTAT cacagccctggctggagagctggaGCACAGCATCTGCCTGCTGAGTCTCACAGACTCCAGCCTCTCTGATGACCGGCTCAACCACCTGCTGAGTGTGGCTCCACAGCAGAGCCTGGTGCTCTTAGAGGACATAGATGCTGCCTTTCTCAGTCGAGACCTGGATGTGCAGA ACCCAGTCAAGTACCAAGGTCTAGGTCGTCTCACCTTCAGTGGACTGCTTAATGCCTTGGATGGTGTGGCTTCCACTGAGGCCCGCATTGTGTTCATGACTACCAACCACGTTGACAG ACTGGACCCTGCCCTGATACGTCCAGGGCGTGTAGACCTGAAAGAGTATGTGGGCTACTGCTCACACTGGCAGCTGACCCAGATGTTCCAGAGGTTCTATCCAGGGCAAGCACCTTCTTTGGCGGAGTCCTTTGCAGAATGTGTCCTTCAAGCTACAACTGAGATCAGTCCTGCCCAGGTGCAGGGCTACTTCATGCTGTATAAAAATGATCCTACAGGGGCAATCCAGAATGCCAAGTCCCTGAGGTGA